Within the Metasolibacillus fluoroglycofenilyticus genome, the region CTCCTCTAGATGCTCCATGTATCTTTATTGATAGATTGTCTGTATTGCAACAAGAAAGTGAGTTTGCTAAAAAAATTGGTTATTACGGAAAGCTAGCAATCCATCCAAAACAACTAGAAACCATTGCCAATGTTTTCTCCTATTCAGAAGAAGAAATTAAATTAGCAAATGAAATTGTAGAAATTTATGAACACAATAACTATAAAACGATATCCTATAAAAATATTATGATTGATACACCTGTTTACTTAAGAATGAAGAAAATACTTGAAGAGAGTGAATAGATTTTTGGTGAACAGCTTTATGAATATTTATTAAAATGCAGCGGTACTGTTTTGTGGTGATTTTGAATAAGTTACCATTATTGAGAGAATAAAATGATTAAAACACACCTTAATTTTTAGTTACACCAAACAATTAAGGTGCAGTTCAAGTCGATAGTGTGAGCATTCTATATTTTTGTAGAATGCTTTTTATGTGCAGTAGGATTTTAAAAAACAATATCTATAATTTATGAGTTTTCAGAGGTATATAAACTAAATGAAGTCGCGTAATTGAATCAAAATAATAAATTTCTGTGTAACAAAGTAAAAAGTAATACGCCCTAAGCACCTCAAAGGAGCGAAAATATAATGTGGAAATTTGGATTTTTGGGTGTAGTGGAATGGAAGCAATTATTCGGGGCGATTATACTTTAGGATATCTTTTAAAAAGTACTTAAATGTGTAATTTTAATTATTACAGTTAAAATTATTTCGAAATAATTGTTTATAACACGCCTTAAAGTCTACGTGATAAAATTCATCTTAGGGTTTTTTATTTTGGTTCGAATAATTCAACAATAAAACATTACGAACATATATTCTTTTGTGGTATAATGGATTATCAAGGAGGTATGATATGAATTTAAAGACTAAATCAAGCTATGAGTATCAGGAGCAAGTGCTACTTTATCATAATGATTCTCTTGAATTACTAAAAGAGTTCCCTGATAGTAGTATCGATCTAATCTTTGCAGATCCTCCATATTTTTTATCAAATGATGGGGTTACGTGCAATGGCGGGAAAATGGTTTCAGTAAATAAAGGTGATTGGGATAAAGTCAGTCATCTGCCTATTGAAGAATTTTATTACCTATTTTTAATAGAAGCTCAAAGAATCATAAAACCTTCAGGAAGTATTTGGGTTTCTGGAACTATGCACAATATTTATCAAATTGGATATTTAATGTCGAAATTAGAGATGAGAATTTTAAATAATATTACATGGCAGAAGAAGAACCCACCTCCTAATTTAAGCTGTAAAATGTTTACCCATAGCACAGAAACAATTCTTTGGGCATCGAAAAATAAAAAAAGTAAATTTTTATTTAATTACAGCTTAATGAAGGAAGAAAACGAAGGAAAACAAATGAAAGATGTATGGTCATTTAGTTTAACTAAGAAATCAGAAAAGAATTTTGGGAAACATCCTACTCAAAAGCCGTTGGACTTACTTCGAAGAATAATTAAAGCATCTTCAAACCCCGCTGATTTGATTTTGGATCCTTTTTTAGGTAGTGGCACTACAGGTGTGGCAGCGATAGAGTTAGGTAGACGATTTATAGGAATTGATATCAAAAAGGAATATGTTGAATTAGCCATAAAAAGAATTGAACATGCATTACAACAGCAGGAGGAAAAGGGAAATGGCAACTCCATTTGTTAAATGGGCAGGCGGTAAGTCAAAACTAGCCTCTTTTATTATTGAAAGAATTGAAAAATCTATTGGATTCGAAAATATTACTCATTATGTAGAAGCATTTACAGGTGGAGGTGCTCTATTTTTAAAATTAGTATCTCAATATAATTTTAAAACAATTACATTAATTGATATTAATGTTGAACTAATAAATGCTTATAAGGCTATAAAAACCGAGCCATATACTTTAATGGGCTTAATGGATAATTTACAAACAACATACAACGATTTAGAAACAGAAGAGGATAAATCTGCTTTTTATTATGAAGTCAGAGAATTATTTAATACTATCGAAAATAAAGATATTTTAAAAGATAACATTAGCTATGAACGTGCAGCACAGTTTATTTTTCTAAATAAAACATGCTTTAATGGATTATATAGAGAAAATAGTAAGGGAAAATATAATGTTCCGTTTGGTAAGCGAAAAGAAGTGAATCTATACGAACAAACTAATATTTTAAGTATCCATTTATTACTCCAAAATGTTAACTTAATATGTGGAGATTATAAGTTAGCGAAAAAGAATCTTCAACCTGGCACATTAATCTATTTTGATCCACCTTATCGACCTATTACGGGAACAGCATCCTTTACTGCTTATTCTAAAGATGGATTTAATGATAGTAATCAAATTGAATTAGCGCAATTCTGTAAAGAAATTGATAAGGCGGGAGTTTATTTTGCATTAAGTAACTCGGATCCCTATAATAAGAAAATGGCATTTACAGAATTAGACGATTTCTTTGATAATTTGTACAGCAATTTTGAAATTCATCGTATTAATGCTTCTAGAGCTATCGCTGCTAAGGGTACTAGCCGTAATTCCGTTACAGAAGTATTAATATTGAATAGTCCGAGTTATAATGAAATAGAAGGTGCCGGTGAAGTAGACCTAACACCTATAAATCATTTGGGGGATATAGAATTGCATACTTTTGAAACATATCAAAAATTAAGTAAAGACGAAAAATTCATGGTTTTAATGGATACGCTTAGTTTGACTAACAGAACACCGGAATATTATGTGAAATGGGATAAAGTAGAATCTAATACGCGTTCATTAGAAATTTCATTAAACACAATGAATTATCTAATTGGAAAGGAGAATATCTTTGAAGAGGCATTAGAATTATTCCAACAGCAGCCCCAACTTATTAAAGCTATCCCAACACTTTTAGCTATTCGTGACGAAAAATTTGAAGTGTTACGTATCAATGAAAACGCAGAGTTATTATTTGAAAATTTAGACTTTAAACATATAGATGAGCAAAATATTACTAAATATGTAGAATTTGCAGAGGAATCTGGCTTACTAAAGTTTTTAGCTCAAAAAGCTACTAAAAGTTTAGTAGATTATGTATTTGGTGTAGAAGTAGGTTTAGATAGCAATGGTCGAAAAAATAGAAGTGGTTCCTTTATGGAACAAATCGTAGAAGAAAAGGTGGCGGTAGTTTGTGGATTGCAAAAACTGGAATATCTGGCGCAAGCTAGTGCTGCAAAAATTAAATTAAAATGGGATATTGATGTCCCTTATAAAGAATCTATGAGAAATCATGATTTCGCTATATTTAATCCTAAAACTAAAAAGTTGACGATTATGGAAGTGAATTATTATGGAGGCGGAGGTTCGAAATTAAAGTCTGTAGCCGGAGAGTTTGCAGAATTAAGTGCATACTTTGAAATTCAATCGCCTGATATCCAGTTTGTTTGGATTACAGATGGACAAGGCTGGCACACAGCGAATCGCCCTCTTCGTGATGCATTTGAAGTAATTGATTATATTATTAATTTAAAAATGATGAACGCTAATTATTTAGAAGAAATTTTATCGCTTTAATATATTTAGTAGCACCGAGAAAATCCCTCGGTGCCTTATTTTTATTTCTTAATAACTACTTCTGCAATCAGAGCATTGACTTTGATCTCTTCGCCTCCCTGTAACTCTACCGTTAGCTCCATAAGAAAGTGGAGATAGAAGACGTTTACAACTAGGGCATTTTTTTAATAAGGTTTGCCCATTATACCCAACGAGGTTAGTTATGCGATTATTATTTGCATCATAGCCATTAATTTTTTGAAAAGTACATGGAATCGTTCCTCGTGTTCCTGGGAAAGTATTGCTTTGCTCATTAGTTCCATCTGAATAATTTATTGTAATAATGTGATCCAACTTTATAGGTAATACAGTATGCAAAAAGTCACCCCCTTTATAAAGATAAATCATTTAGTAGTGCTCTATTGGAATAATAGCGACACCCCTACTATAAATATAACCTGAGTTATTCGCCACTCAAAACAAAATCTCATAAGAAAGTTGAAAAGCTATCATAATACATTTTTCATAAATCAACTATTTTCAGATGGAGGGATATTTTATATTTTTCACATATTTAGCTTTTGATACCGAAAAAATTGCTAATTTTGCCTAACTACGTATGATGGAGAACACCCACTCGCTTTATTAGAAGAGTTAGTGGATTAGAATCTATTTTAAACGAACTCATAACGTATTTTTCTACTACGGTTACAAGTTGATCAACTGTAGATCTTGTAAACCTTGTGTAAATGCTATTTATTTAAGCACTCGAAGTCTTTTCTCCTATCGGATTAACGTGTCACTCGAATCAATTAAATGTCATCTATCGCAGTTTTTTTAGTTATTTCGCCGTTCATACCATAGTTCGATTTTCTACTACCTTAGGAAACGACTTTATATGAACTCCTTTTGAAATGGAGACTCATCAAATTTATCGAGAGGGCTCTATTCGGAATAAAGCTTAGGCTATTGAATAGGTTGAACTGAAAGCAAATATCAATAAGCATTCTTGTTATCACCCCCTCTTTTTTCATACGCTACTTTCAAAATCTTTTCTTTAAAATATGTATGAAATCGTTGTTCGGAAGTGATATAGTCCTTTTTATTGCTTCCGCAATGTCCCTGAAAAGTTTGTGCCATTTGTGCGTTCGGCACTACAGTCAATTTCTGTCACTTTAATTGCATTATTTAAGTGCTCAAATTCGATAATGCAACGGTTCCCTTTGATTGATTCTTGCATAATTGCTTTTTTAGCAGATGTGATAACAGCGTAGCCTTCTGTTGTACCTTCATATTTACCATCATAGGCGGAGAGTCTGACATAAAAATCCTTGCTATTTGCACTTGAAATTGTTACATAGCGTGCATTACGCTCATATTGTCCTTTGCCCCACTGGTAGACATAGCGGTAGTTGCCATTCCACAGATTGCTGCTTGATGGGTTTTGCTGAAGGGAAGCATCTAGCTGTTTCTTTGCTTCTATAGCTCGTTCGTTTAAGGAATTGTTATCCTCATTTTTGTGTATGGCTTCTGCATCATCAGAAATATAGTAGAAATCCATGGAGTCCATGCGATATAGTAGCGTCACAACTTGCGCGCGGGTCATATTGTTTGTTGAGCCGAAAAACTTTTGTAAGTCGCGGTTTTCGTATTTTGGATTTTGTCCTGTTGAAATGGAGTGCTCCAATAAAAATTCGATAGAGCTATTTAAGTTTTGTTGTGCATCTGCTAAGTGAGCAATGGCTTGTGCCACAACACCGCGCTTAACAGGTTGGGAACGAATGGAATTATGTAAATAACCGTTTAGCGGAACACCGTAGCTTGCCAATGAATTATAAAATTCGTCAGACCATATTTCTGTTGTCGTTTGCTTTTTTAGTTCATCCTCTACTATCTCTAGCTCGAAATAATTAGCTAATAGTTTAGCGAATTGCTGTTCTGTAATCATTTCATTTGGTTTGAATGTACCGTCACTATAGCCATTAATAATTTCATATTTTTGTGCCCATAGTACAGCATCATAGGCAAAATGCTCCTTCGGTACATCTTTAAATCCCGCTGCTTCTGCGTGTAAGGCGGTTAGTATAAAAAAACAGGCAGCAATGACAACTGTATTGAAAATCGTTCTAAACACAAAAGCTCCCCCCTTCAAATTCCTACAGTAGCTGTTACTTCTAGTGTGACTGACTGCGAGGTAAAATTCAAGGAGCAAATCGTCCTAAATGGCAGTGCATATTAATACTATGTCTTTTTAGTATTTATGTTTATAATTGTAATTAAGGTATATTGACGAAAAGTAAATGCTTGGAGGGAAAGAGCCGATGAAAAAGAATCAAATGGCTACAGCGCTGCTGTTGTCTGCTTCTGTAGCTTTTGTTGCAGCGCCTATAAGCTATGCTGCTGAAGCATCAGATGCGGAAAAGCAAGCGGAAGAGGTAACGAAAAAAATAAACGCATTAACAAATAATTCAACAGCAGAGCAAGTATATGCAGCGCGCTTTGCTTATAATGCCCTTTCTGCCGAAGCAAGGGCACTTATTCAAAGTAATGTAATAGCTCGACTTGTCGCTGCAGAGGAACGTTTAAAAAATGCGCAAGAAGCTACAGATAAAAAAGCGAAGGCGGATGCAGAAGCAATCGAGCTAATGATTTATCGCCTTACATATAGTTCCTCAAAA harbors:
- a CDS encoding DNA-methyltransferase, which translates into the protein MNLKTKSSYEYQEQVLLYHNDSLELLKEFPDSSIDLIFADPPYFLSNDGVTCNGGKMVSVNKGDWDKVSHLPIEEFYYLFLIEAQRIIKPSGSIWVSGTMHNIYQIGYLMSKLEMRILNNITWQKKNPPPNLSCKMFTHSTETILWASKNKKSKFLFNYSLMKEENEGKQMKDVWSFSLTKKSEKNFGKHPTQKPLDLLRRIIKASSNPADLILDPFLGSGTTGVAAIELGRRFIGIDIKKEYVELAIKRIEHALQQQEEKGNGNSIC
- a CDS encoding DpnII family type II restriction endonuclease, whose protein sequence is MATPFVKWAGGKSKLASFIIERIEKSIGFENITHYVEAFTGGGALFLKLVSQYNFKTITLIDINVELINAYKAIKTEPYTLMGLMDNLQTTYNDLETEEDKSAFYYEVRELFNTIENKDILKDNISYERAAQFIFLNKTCFNGLYRENSKGKYNVPFGKRKEVNLYEQTNILSIHLLLQNVNLICGDYKLAKKNLQPGTLIYFDPPYRPITGTASFTAYSKDGFNDSNQIELAQFCKEIDKAGVYFALSNSDPYNKKMAFTELDDFFDNLYSNFEIHRINASRAIAAKGTSRNSVTEVLILNSPSYNEIEGAGEVDLTPINHLGDIELHTFETYQKLSKDEKFMVLMDTLSLTNRTPEYYVKWDKVESNTRSLEISLNTMNYLIGKENIFEEALELFQQQPQLIKAIPTLLAIRDEKFEVLRINENAELLFENLDFKHIDEQNITKYVEFAEESGLLKFLAQKATKSLVDYVFGVEVGLDSNGRKNRSGSFMEQIVEEKVAVVCGLQKLEYLAQASAAKIKLKWDIDVPYKESMRNHDFAIFNPKTKKLTIMEVNYYGGGGSKLKSVAGEFAELSAYFEIQSPDIQFVWITDGQGWHTANRPLRDAFEVIDYIINLKMMNANYLEEILSL
- a CDS encoding S-layer homology domain-containing protein, encoding MFRTIFNTVVIAACFFILTALHAEAAGFKDVPKEHFAYDAVLWAQKYEIINGYSDGTFKPNEMITEQQFAKLLANYFELEIVEDELKKQTTTEIWSDEFYNSLASYGVPLNGYLHNSIRSQPVKRGVVAQAIAHLADAQQNLNSSIEFLLEHSISTGQNPKYENRDLQKFFGSTNNMTRAQVVTLLYRMDSMDFYYISDDAEAIHKNEDNNSLNERAIEAKKQLDASLQQNPSSSNLWNGNYRYVYQWGKGQYERNARYVTISSANSKDFYVRLSAYDGKYEGTTEGYAVITSAKKAIMQESIKGNRCIIEFEHLNNAIKVTEIDCSAERTNGTNFSGTLRKQ